In the Diachasmimorpha longicaudata isolate KC_UGA_2023 chromosome 1, iyDiaLong2, whole genome shotgun sequence genome, one interval contains:
- the LOC135164676 gene encoding transferrin — MSRGVVLVVLGLLAVAGSESPPKKTFTMCVPEIHEKDCVKMMEESTTKGIPISCVTGRDRFECIDKVGRNEADIVAVDPEDMYLAAKSKLAEEAGYSVVEQVRTKEEPDEPYRYEAVAVIHKDLEINDVHELHGLKSCHTGVGRNVGYKIPITKLTQMHVLGNIHDPEYSARENELKALSTLFSKGCLVGKWSPDPTINARLKETYSNMCALCERPEVCDYPDKFSGYEGALRCLSQNGGDVAWTKVIYVKRFFGLPVGRAVKTTATVDPSGYRYFCPDGTKVPIDATTKPCTWAARPWQGYMTNGKVKDVNAIQEELTELGEVGEKEHANWWKNILLLDDKTLAVKTAPVSPIEHLTNAKYLDVIERNSGAVERTGRWCVWGDKSPKKCEALAKAAYSRDARPQIECVKRNSRVECLEAMRDDAADFTLIEGSSVKQAVEDFSVKPIVSESFGTGQTKYNEKPAVAVVKKNSPINSLADLKGKKSCHRYWKEDYAGWIAPVGALLNAKLINSDEELSDFFSASCVPGAPSTSKLCEQCAGSAGSNDDQVIAATKCQPNRAEDFSGKGALKCLALNKGDVAFVPLTDVYKLRNATDSYGLTLDDLKLICPNGGTASVSEGETCNLGLEPPQVIVGSGEKSANALEELTHGIISATTLYNKKPDLLQLFGAWGGEKNILFQDDTIELVSVDSSLNVRYNDWSKMPK, encoded by the exons ATGTCTCGAGGAGTTGTCCTTGTTGTCCTGGGGCTGCTCGCAGTTGCCGGGTCGGAATCACCCCCCAAGAAAACAT TCACAATGTGCGTCCCGGAAATTCACGAAAAGGACTGCGTGAAGATGATGGAAGAGTCCACGACAAAGGGAATTCCAATATCCTGTGTGACTGGAAGAGACAGATTCGAGTGTATCGATAAAGTTGGCAGAAATGAGGCGGATATTGTTGCCGTTGATCCCGAGGACATGTACCTTGCAGCTAAGAGCAAGTTGGCTGAAGAAGCTGGTTACAGTGTCGTCGAGCAG GTGAGGACGAAGGAAGAGCCCGACGAGCCATACAGATACGAAGCTGTTGCTGTGATTCACAAGGACCTGGAGATTAACGATGTCCACGAGCTTCACGGCTTGAAATCCTGTCACACTGGTGTTGGAAGAAACGTTGGCTACAAAATTCCCATCACAAAATTAACCCAGATGCATGTTCTCGGGAATATTCATGATCCTGAGTACTCAGCGAGGGAGAATGAGCTCAAGGCGTTGAGTACACTGTTCTCCAAGGGCTGTCTCGTTGGCAAATGGTCGCCCGATCCAACCATCAACGCAAGACtaa AGGAGACCTACAGCAACATGTGCGCTCTCTGCGAAAGACCGGAGGTTTGCGACTACCCCGACAAGTTCTCGGGGTACGAGGGTGCATTACGGTGTCTGTCTCAAAACGGTGGAGACGTTGCCTGGACAAAGGTCATTTATGTGAAGAGGTTCTTCGGTCTGCCCGTGGGACGCGCTGTAAAGACAACCGCAACTGTCGACCCAAGTGGTTACAGGTATTTCTGTCCTGATGGCACCAAAGTTCCCATCGATGCAACCACCAAACCTTGCACGTGGGCTGCCAGACCCTGGCAGGGATATATGACTAACGGAAAGGTTAAGGATGTCAATGCCATCCAGGAG GAATTGACAGAACTCGGTGAAGTCGGTGAAAAGGAACATGCAAATTGGTGGAAGAACATTCTCCTCTTGGACGATAAGACCCTGGCCGTGAAGACAGCCCCAGTATCACCAATTGAACACCTGACGAATGCTAAGTACTTGGACGTAATCGAGAGGAACTCTGGAGCTGTGGAAAGAACGGGTCGTTGGTGCGTTTGGGGAGACAAGAGTCCTAAGAAGTGTGAGGCGCTGGCGAAAGCTGCTTATTCAAG GGATGCGAGACCCCAGATCGAGTGCGTCAAGAGAAATAGTAGAGTTGAGTGTTTGGAAGCAATGAGGGATGACGCAGCTGATTTCACCCTCATTGAGGGATCGAGTGTCAAACAGGCAGTTGAGGATTTCAGTGTTAAACCCATTGTTTCCGAGAGCTTCGGAACGGGACAGACTAAATATAACGAAAAACCAGCGGTTGCGGTTGTCAAGAAGAATAGTCCAATCAATAGTCTCG cTGATCTGAAGGGGAAGAAATCGTGCCACCGTTACTGGAAGGAGGATTATGCCGGCTGGATAGCTCCAGTGGGGGCTTTGCTCAACGCAAAACTCATCAACTCCGACGAAGAGTTATCTGATTTCTTCTCAGCCTCTTGCGTACCTGGAGCCCCCTCGACATCCAAACTCTGCGAGCAGTGCGCGGGAAGTGCTGGATCCAATGATGATCAAGTGATTGCAGCCACTAAGTGTCAGCCCAATCGCGCCGAAGACTTCAGTGGAAAAGGTGCCCTGAAGTGTCTGGCACTCAACAAGGGAGATGTGGCCTTCGTTCCTTTGACTGATGTTTACAAATTAC GTAATGCGACAGATTCATACGGTTTGACTCTGGACGACCTCAAGCTCATCTGTCCCAACGGAGGCACTGCCTCCGTCTCCGAGGGGGAGACCTGCAATTTAGGTTTAGAACCACCTCAGGTTATTGTGGGTTCTGGTGAAAAGTCTGCAAACGCCCTAGAGGAACTCACACATGGAATTATTTCGGCTACAACTCTTTACAATAAGAAGCCCGACCTCTTGCAGTTGTTCGGGGCCTggggaggagagaaaaatattctattccAG GATGACACTATTGAGTTGGTCTCCGTGGACAGTTCTCTCAACGTGAGGTACAATGACTGGTCGAAAATGCCGAAATAA
- the LOC135164682 gene encoding probable glutamate receptor has product MRKLIIFLCIFAHTEHSTCQLIRPNVIYENVIKGVHDYYNNTCIILLHATKNSVESKGMEESENLQKLQTYLSKAYIRTVVMEISTFIDRVGGSYYHIKRPLFVLLNDGNDVRNQFAFDIAPWIDMSYPNWLIFLRPETSIEGFFDKIYVQFDCTMMVSKPDENLESPGEIITEVYQIDRGEKLRTGLFATWSRETGIKLPRWSLYQRRSDLQGHLFRVMSIEDPPQSMIVHDDNGQVTGLRGFFGGLMELLQESMNCTLVYLETNEWGYLRDNGTWTGAVGSLIDNVSDIVAAELIMTRDRVDAIKFTTPVYSTKIRTYIKRPSLSALKWGAYFIPFELNVWVAIVVMIAISTATISLVNSAISVFASQWKDNEDCPRNVPDIFFAVFGVFCSQGMSVSIFDPLRISHFVIHLTGVIILAAYSAALISALAVKTFVLPFTTMDGLLKDNTYRFGVVRDSADYSLFQNTTDEILGILFDKLLVKEKELPNNYLEGLSLVCNEDKYAFMTVDNAVTQLQSTAGCILVPLDTISQTSIAFGLRPGSPYRGILDSHLLLLRDSGVMQRLLNSHWAMTGDNVESAWESVEVEDILPLAVMLLSGVFMGFTILSIEKLMKRNAKIIKKEKKIVNKFFKNAKFPPDQINRVKKINN; this is encoded by the exons ATGaggaaattaatcatttttctgtGCATTTTTGCTCACACTGAGCATTCCACCTGTCAATTAATCAGACCCAATGTGATTTACGAAAATGTCATCAAGGGAGTGCATGATTACTACAATAACACGTGTATTATTCTGCTTCATGCTACTAAAAATTCCGTCGAGTCAAAAG GAATGGAAGAGAGTGAAAATCTACAGAAACTCCAGACATATCTGAGCAAAGCCTACATCCGCACAGTAGTTATGGAAATATCAACGTTTATAGACCGA GTTGGTGGTAGCTACTACCACATTAAACGACCGTTGTTTGTCCTGTTAAACGATGGCAACGACGTTAGGAACCAATTTGCATTT GATATTGCTCCATGGATTGACATGTCCTATCCAAACTGGCTCATCTTTCTGAGACCAGAAACCTCGATTGAGGGCTTTTTCGATAAGATTTATGTGCAGTTCGACTGCACAATGATGGTGTCGAAGCCGGATGAGAATTTAGAGAGCCCAGGGGAAATTATTACTGAAGTTTATCAGATCGATAGGGGAGAGAAGTTGAGGACTGGATTATTTGCCACCTGGAGTAGAGAGACGGGAATTAAATTACCACGGTGGAGCCTTTATCAGCGGAGGAGTGATCTTCAAGGACACTTGTTTCGTGTTATGTCCATAGAA GATCCACCCCAATCGATGATAGTGCACGATGACAATGGACAAGTGACAGGACTTCggggattttttgggggacTAATGGAACTCCTCCAGGAGAGCATGAATTGCAC ACTGGTTTATCTGGAAACAAATGAATGGGGGTATCTGAGAGATAATGGCACATGGACTGGAGCTGTTGGCTCACTTATTGATAATGTCTCCGACATTGTTGCAGCTGAGCTCATCATGACGAGAGACAGAGTGGATGCCATAAAATTTACAACCCCCGTCTATTCCACAAA GATTCGAACCTACATCAAAAGACCTTCATTGTCTGCCCTAAAGTGGGGTGCCTATTTCATCCCCTTTGAGCTAAACGTGTGGGTTGCGATCGTAGTTATGATTGCCATCAGCACTGCAACTATTTCTCTGGTGAACTCTGCTATATCAGTGTTTGCTAGCCAGTGGAAGGACAATGAGGATTGTCCTCGTAATGTTCCAGACATATTTTTCGCTGTGTTTGGAGTATTTTGCAGTCAAG GGATGTCAGTGTCGATTTTCGATCCACTCAGAATATCGCATTTTGTGATACATCTAACGGGAGTTATAATTTTGGCTGCCTATTCTGCGGCTCTGATCAGTGCCCTAGCAGTGAAAACATTCGTGCTACCATTTACAACAATGGACGGTCTCCTGAAGGACAATACTTACAGATTCGGAGTTGTCAGGGATTCTGCGGACTATAGTCTCTTTCAG AATACAACAGACGAAATACTCGGAATACTATTCGACAAACTTTTAGTGAAAGAGAAAGAATTGCCGAATAATTACTTGGAGGGGTTATCACTCGTATGCAACGAGGACAAGTATGCATTTATGACAGTGGATAATGCAGTGACACAGCTTCAGTCTACGGCTGGATGTATTCTAGTGCCACTTGACACAATATCGCAGACGTCAATTGCTTTTGGACTGAGGCCAGGGAGCCCTTATCGAGGGATTCTCGACAGCCA TCTTTTACTACTGCGAGACAGTGGAGTCATGCAGAGATTATTAAACTCGCACTGGGCAATGACTGGAGACAAT GTGGAGTCGGCCTGGGAGTCCGTAGAGGTTGAAGACATCCTCCCCCTAGCGGTCATGCTCCTCTCCGGCGTATTCATGGGCTTCACGATTCTCAGTATcgagaaattaatgaagagaaatgcgaaaataatcaaaaaggagaagaaaatagtaaataaatttttcaaaaatgcaaAGTTTCCACCGGACCAGATAAatcgtgtaaaaaaaatcaacaattag
- the LOC135164718 gene encoding uncharacterized protein LOC135164718 — protein sequence MSGEIRRILLVLFIGILSVSTKSDDGVVTVPSIDIPSDGKGIVPAGNGTSNDSSVMVPPSKSAISEALGLMYRFTIQPVIVVLRIFLDPIFSLVRGVLKPVLAIVNYILGTLGLPGLGPLLNDIVIRLQGLLGRLFGQLDGFVGALLGPQDNGQVNSRRRRSLTSTLMSPITAPMGYAWSWISMPWKIASTFGSIITSPFYYGYKALSYPVSGALTLGSWPMRRILRLLGFGGRKEGPDGQVGEDVDPINDLMGSLSESAQDALTEAMIRGFQVLKSDVLPAVDTAFVNYQDSDMVPDSVKGYMKNFHQAYSILHTLRIL from the exons ATGTCAGGTGAAATCCGACGAATATTGCTAGTGTTATTCATCGGAATACTGTCAGTATCAACAAAATCTGATGATGGAGTTGTCACAGTGCCGTCTATTGACATTCCAAGTGATGGAAAGGGAATAGTACCAG CTGGTAATGGCACGTCCAACGACTCCTCCGTCATGGTGCCTCCTAGCAAATCAGCGATATCAGAAGCACTCGGTTTGATGTATCGTTTCACAATTCAGCCGGTGATAGTGGTTCTCCGTATATTTCTGGACCCGATCTTCTCACTGGTCCGAGGAGTATTGAAGCCGGTACTGGCGATAGTTAATTATATTCTAGGGACACTGGGCCTTCCAGGTCTTGGGCCCCTCCTCAATGACATCGTGATCCGCCTCCAGGGGCTCCTGGGGAGGCTGTTTGGACAACTCGATGGATTCGTGGGGGCCCTACTGGGGCCTCAGGACAACGGCCAGGTGAACTCACGCAGGAGGAGATCGCTGACGAGCACACTGATGAGTCCCATAACGGCTCCTATGGGATATGCATGGAGCTGGATCAGTATGCCCTGGAAAATTGCCTCAACATTCGGCAGCATAATCACGAGTCCCTTCTACTACGGATACAAAGCTCTCTCGTATCCGGTCTCCGGAGCTCTGACCCTCGGCAGCTGGCCCATGCGTCGCATCCTCCGGTTATTGGGATTTGGAGGGAGGAAGGAAGGGCCTGATGGTCAGGTGGGAGAGGATGTAGATCCGATTAATGACCTCATGGGAAGCCTCAGTGAAAGCGCCCAGGATGCTCTCACCGAAGCTATGATCAGAGGCTTTCAGGTCTTGAAGAGTGATGTTCTCCCAGCTGTCGATACCGCATTTGTGAATTATCAGGATTCTGATATGGTGCCTGATTCCGTCAAGGGGTATATGAAAAACTTCCATCAGGCTTATTCGATACTTCATACGCTTCGCATTCTGTAA
- the LOC135165734 gene encoding uncharacterized protein LOC135165734, with protein MRLAGYKYVVVLGLLMVLELSNAAAPVRRRSASSSSSSSSSEEGGAGGGGGGGGGGVSGGGAGGDGGGAGGDGGGAGGDGGGADGGSSGENDGIIGTTQGVLEKIPLIGGTLSGGIQKGVDGWHYSQDLTNGAIGRVLGGAFPCTLDLDSFKCTGVSTTSDVSDLVENILDPIPGLMLPGPFKSLIVFLVDLSWAPLMDLLFGGVKN; from the exons ATGAGGCTTGCGGGCTACAAATATGTCGTCGTCCTGGGTCTACTCATGGTCCTAGAGCTAAGCAACGCAG CCGCACCTGTCCGCAGACGAAGCgccagcagcagcagcagcagtagCAGCAGCGAAGAAGGTGGTGCTGGTGGcggcggtggtggtggtggtggtggcgtCAGTGGTGGTGGTGCTGGAGGTGACGGTGGCGGTGCTGGAGGTGACGGTGGTGGTGCTGGAGGTGACGGTGGCGGTGCTGATGGTGGTAGCTCCGGGGAAAACGACGGCATAATCGGCACCACTCAGGGAGTATTAGAGAAGATTCCACTTATTGGAGGTACACTATCGGGTGGAATTCAGAAGGGTGTGGACGGATGGCATTATAGCCAGGATCTCACCAATGGTGCTATTGGTCGTGTCCTCGGTGGTGCTTTCCCGTGCACCCTTGATCTTGATTCCTTCAAATGCACCGGTGTTTCCACGACGAGTGATGTCTCTGACCTCGTCGAGAACATTCTCGACCCGATTCCAGGGCTCATGCTACCCGGACCCTTTAAGAGTTTGATTGTGTTCTTAGTGGACCTCTCATGGGCACCCTTGATGGATCTGTTGTTCGGTGGTGTCAAGAATTAg
- the LOC135165727 gene encoding uncharacterized protein LOC135165727, translating to MNSFLIIAFVAMASIALSEALDPFAGITRLKNDVKSTSSDIERYGNKISSQTKLKLGNLKINQMQNVNDAVNRALDQIRSDIAAAKKDGKNADQCYEPSRMQLRDASNTVFKQLDKCVNDAVEPLNPVVSNIASHVTRGQLLLSELDGIALSCVSGNALQVQMCVVQKMPAANAAVNSYKSTASQLKNTGDSISNSAPVSATRCFQQPMSDLYSATSTARTSATQCIRNA from the exons ATGAACAGTTTTTTGATAATTGCGTTTGTGGCGATGGCCTCCATTGCACTG AGTGAAGCCCTCGATCCCTTTGCCGGGATAACTCGCCTGAAAAATGACGTAAAATCGACCTCCAGCGATATTGAACGATATGGCAACAAGATTTCTTCACAAACGAAATTGAAATTGGGTAATTTGAAGATTAACCAAATGCAGAATGTTAATGACGCTGTTAACAGGGCTCTTGATCAAATTCGA AGTGACATCGCAGCTGCGAAAAAAGATGGAAAGAACGCGGACCAATGCTACGAACCCTCTAGAATGCAGCTCCGCGATGCATCTAATACAGTATTTAAACAATTGGACAAGTGTGTTAATGATGCAGTGGAGCCTTTGAATCCCGTTGTCAGCAACATCGCTTCACACGTAACG AGAGGACAACTCCTGCTCTCTGAACTTGACGGCATTGCTCTGAGCTGTGTATCGGGTAATGCTCTTCAGGTTCAGATGTGCGTAGTTCAGAAAATGCCGGCGGCTAATGCTGCGGTTAATTCCTACAAGTCCACAGCGAgtcagctgaaaaacactggAGATTCAATCTCTAATTCTGCCCCAGTATCGGCTACCAGGTGTTTCCAGCAACCTATGAGTGACCTGTACTCAGCTACATCGACAGCGAGAACATCTGCTACTCAGTGCATCAGAAACGCTTGA